In Zerene cesonia ecotype Mississippi chromosome 17, Zerene_cesonia_1.1, whole genome shotgun sequence, a single genomic region encodes these proteins:
- the LOC119833524 gene encoding succinate dehydrogenase assembly factor 2-B, mitochondrial-like: MMRLRYAMNTVKMIRGSRFMSDTTQSVDTTYMEIPVYNVDKPQTLDKRKARLHYQSRKRGMLENDLLLSTFAKKYLDGFSEEQTMMYDRLINSPSNDWDIYYWIVEKQPTPKEFDNEIMAMLKKHAKNEERVVLSQPELY, from the exons atgatgCGTTTACgttat gCTATGAACACCGTAAAAATGATCCGAGGCAGTCGTTTTATGAGTGATACTACTCAGTCTGTGGACACAACCTACATGGAAATTCCTGTTTACAATGTAGACAAACCACAAACATTAGACAAGAGGAAGGCAAg aCTTCATTACCAGTCTCGGAAGCGTGGCATGCTGGAGAATGATCTACTACTTAGCACTTTTGCTAAGAAGTATCTAGATGGTTTTTCTGAGGAACAGACTATGATGTACGACCGTCTCATCAACTCTCCGAGTAATGACTGGGATATATATTACTGGATTGTAGAGAAGCAGCCAACACCCAAAGAGTTTGACAATGAAATAATGGCCATGCTTAAGAAACATGCAAAGAATGAGGAGCGAGTAGTTCTATCACAACCagaattatattga